The Candidatus Paceibacter sp. sequence TGGCAAATGGCGGCCCGTCATAGAAAACAAACTCGCCTTTGGGCGAATCTTTTTCCAAACTTTTCTCAAAAATTTTATTTTCTTTCCAAAATTTTAGAATTTCCTTTTCGTCCATGTTTTACTTTTCAAAGCGAAGAAAACAAATTTTGAAAATCCTGGGCGGGGGCGGCCGGCCGAGTCCGCGAGCCTGCCTGCCGGCAGGCAGGGCTGGGGCTAGAGGATTTTCCAAAATTTGGTTTTCGAAGCTTTTGTAGCCTAACTAAATATACCATAAAAATCAATAAAAAAAACCTTCCGCGACCAACCGGAAGGTTTTTAAAACGTATAATATTTTCCTCCATCAGACCTGCCTGCCGGCAGGTTTTTAATTAAAAAGATGCGTAAACGGCAAAAAACCGGAGATTTTCCTTCTCCGTAAAAAATCAAGCCCAACAAACAGCGTCATCGCCGTCACCGTAACCGACAAAAATTTGGAAAGAATATCCGCCGTCAGAAAGCTGGAAAAGAGATAGCCAAATGCCCCGAAAAGAGACGGGCTGTGCAACGTGTTCTTGTACACGTCAGCGACGGAAATATAAGCGGAAGCGACCCCGAACACGCCGCCCAACACGGCAACCAGCATATATTCCGAACGGACAAACCAGATCAGGTAAACTTTCCTCATTACCCTCTTCTTCAGCCTTTCCATATCAAGATCAAGTTCCCCGTTTATAAATTTTCCCGATTCCGTGTTTAACATATCCAAATTGTTGTTTTTGTTTTTAAAGTTTAAATTTTTAAAATTATTTTTATAATTTTTTTCGCTTACCACTTTTTTATTTTATCACGGTTTTTTGTTTATCCCATGCCGCCCGCTTAACCCCTCAAATCATCGCCGCGGAAAAACTTTCTTCCGTAAACGCGATCCGCTTGAACTCTTTCTTCGCCCGGAACAGTCTCATCTTCACCGCCGTTATGCTCACCCCCTCTTCCTCCGCTATCCGCGCCTGCGACTTGTCCTCCAGATAAAACTTTTTTAAAACTCCGCCCAGGTGACGCGGCAGTTTTACCAACACTTTGGCGACCAGTCCCTTACGGTCAAGTTTTCTTTCCAAATCGCTCTTTACTCATGGTAAACCGGATTGAGTTGCTCGTTTCTGGCATACTCCTTCTTCATTTTCTTATAGTGGTTGAAGGCGGTGTTTAAAAGTATCTTATACGCCCAGCTTTTGAATTCCGCCCCTTCCATTTTACGGAACTTTCCGGCGTTGCGGTATATTTTTATGAACGTTTCCTGCACCACGTCCTGCGCGTTCTCATTCTGCCTGACCACCTTCATCGCCGCTCTTATAAAAGAAGACTGGTGCCTGTCCACCAAAATGGCGAAAGCCGATGGATTACTCACCGAAGCGGCCAAAACTTCTTCGTCGCTGCTTGTTTCCTTGTCCAAGCGCCGCGACTCCAAAAGCTCGCGTTCGTTTTCCTTGTTTTTTTGAAGCATTTGTTTGAGTGATTATGAAATCTTAAACTTATAACTCTCCGTGACATCGCTGGCATCGCTGGCATCGCTTCTCGCTTTTTTGTATTTTACACCCGTTCTGCCACGGGTACCATCTGCCAGATACAACCATCTTGATTTTATAAAGGTTTCGTTCTAGGATGTCTGGTATCAAATATGCTTAATTATAACGAATTAAAGCCCGGAAAAATAATAGTTTTTGAAGAACAACCCTACGTCGTGGTGGAGTTTAATTTTCTGCGCATGCAGCAAAGAAAGCCTGTAACGCAGGTTAAAATGAAAAATATCATCAGCGGCAAGGTACTGGAAAAGACCTTCCAGCCGTCGGACAAGTTTGAAGAGGCGGAAATTGAAACCAAACAGATAAAATACCTTTACAGTCACCGCGGCGAGCACTGGTTTTGCGAAACGGATAATCCGTCCGCGCGGTTCAAGCTGGAGCCGGCCTTGGTGGAACACTATGTTGACTTGATGAAAGCCAACACCGTTGTGAGCGCGAAAATATTCAACGAGAAAACAATCGCCATTGAACTGCCAATTAAAGTGGAGCTCAAAGTCGTGGAAGCGCCGCCTTCCACCAAGGGCAACACCGCCCAAGGCGGAAGCAAACAGGTTAAAGTGGAAACAGGCGCCGCCATCAACACTCCCCTTTTCATCAACGAAGGCGATGTTATCGTCGTCAACACTCAATCCAGAGAATACGTGGAACGGGCGAATAAGTAACAGAACGGCTTTTGGCAAACAGCGAACTTAAGGGAGCTCCGGCTCCCTTTAAAATTTCTAAAAAATAAGCTAAAGTAAAGGCGTTAAAAACGGGCCTATAGTTAAGTGGCATAACGCGGCATTCGCATTGCCGAGGCGGGAGTTCGATTCTCCCTAGGTCCACCACTTCGTTCCGCTTGCAACAGAAATTAGCGGCGCAAGCACACTAAAACAAGTTCGGGATATGCTTTTGCTAAAAAACGATTAGTGTAAAATAAAACCATGAAAACAGTCGTTCTTTGCGGCAGTCGCCGCTTCAAACCGGAGATACGCGAATTTGGAAAGAGATTAAAAGAACTCGGGGTTGTTGTTTTTGAACCATATTTGCACTCCGGCCAAGATGAATGGGAAAACATGTCTAATGATTACAAAAAGTTTGTATTGCTTGGTTTAACTCACGACCATTTTTACAAAATTCAAATGACCGATGTCGTTTTTGTCTATAACAAAGACGGTTACTCCGGAAATAGCACGACCCTGGAGATTGGTTACGCCGTAGCCGCCGGAAAACCGATTTATGCGTTAAGTGGCGACGAATAATTATGCCGCCATGTTTTGTTCAGAGAAATAATTTCCTCGCCGGAAGAACTTGTGAAAAGATTGAAATAAGTACCATTTTTTTGAAACAAAATTTTATCCTAGTATGGAAAAACCAAAAGAACCTGAGAAAAAGGAACACGGCTTTGAGGTTATGAAAACGCCGGAAATTGTTGTGCAAGAAGAAAGAGGGGCACAACTTTTTTCCTTGCTGCTGAAAGCAGAAAATCCTGAATGGGGAGAAACCGAAACTCCACTGGCGAAAGAAACAACTGAATATTTTAGAGATAATCCTATAGATCCAGAAATCTTGAAAACCATTAAAGATTTTTACGAGGAAGGCGTTGATGAAGAAACTTTGTACAATCTCGCTCTTACTTATCAGCACCCGGAAAGAGCGGAAAAAGTTTTGGAAACGGCGGCAAAATATAAACCACACGTAAAAAACCCTCAGGAAGTTTGTCAAAAATTTTTAGCTCTTCTGGAAAATTTTGACCAAACTTTTTCTGCTTCTCCATTGTCGGAGAAATTTACTGTAGAAATTGAACGAGACAAAAATGAGCGACTGCAAAGAATAGAAGAAACCAGAAAAAGAATTGGATCGATTATCGATTTTTTCAAACCGTATTCTAAAACGACCGATGTCAAAAAATTAAGTTTCGTTCCAACCGACCCGCTTTATAAGAAAAACTCCGGCAGAAATTTTTCCGCCTTTCCGGGCGAACAAATAATAATTTCCCATGTCGATAATGTTGATAATCAAGACCATGAATTTTCTCATGGCATTATCAATCCGATTGTTGAAAAATTATCTCAACAATTAACCGACGAGCAAAAAGAAAAAATATCTCGACTTGCGAACGAAAAATTGAAACAAGATTACGGCGATGGACATTTTAGTTTGCTTTGCGAAGAATTTATAAGAACTTACAACGATGTTTTTAAACGAGGTGAGAAACCGCAAACCTATGAAGATTTTGTGCAAAAAATTTCTGGAACAACCGAGGATCAATTCCAGAAATTTTTGCTGGAAAGCATAAGCTTGAAAGCAAGACTTGAGCAATTTGGAATAAACACTATTGACGATTTCAAAAACAAATCTCAGGAATATTTTGAAAAATTTGAGAAAAACCCATTGCGAGATTTAATTTTTGAATTTTACCAAGAATATTCCAATCGCACGCATAAGGAAGCTGAAAATTTTGAACAGTTTGTTTTAGCAAAATTTCCGCCTAGAATATGATTGAAATTGGCCGTAAATATTTTCATGAAGCAAAATTTTGAAAATAAAATTGATACGCAGAAAGAACAGCTGAAATTCTTTGAGAACCCGGAGTTTGAAAAGAGGGTGGAAAAATTTTACAGCGACGCTTTTCCCTATCATAACTTTGGCCACGCCAAAGAATCAATGAACGACGGCAGAATAATTGTGGCAAACTGCCGCAAAGAAGGGATATCCATAGACGATAAGGTTGTTTATTATGCCGACTTTCTCCACGATGCCGGTTGGCACGAAAATCACAAAGAGAAAGGATTTTCTTGCAAGGAGGAGTATTCCGCTCATCTTGCCGGTGAAATTTTGAAAAAGTTCGGCGAGGACGAAGAAACAATTTCCCGAGTCCAAAGCGCCATTTGGGCCACTCATCGCGATAGACAATTCGTAACCAACGAAGAAAAAGCGGTCCGGGCGGCCGATCTGGCCGGAATAGCGAAAGACTACGAAACGTTTCTGACAAACGCCGTAAAACTCAAACTGGAAACGGAGATGCTAAGCGGTCAAAATATTACATGGAAAGAATGGCAGAGTCGCGTTAAAAAAATCGTGGAATTTTACTTGAACCAGGATATTAAGCTTACCAGCGCCCACGACGACGAAAACGGCGAATCAGTCTGGCACAAAAAAGTCAGGGAAAATCTGGAAAAGTTTCTGCGGGAGGACGATAAAGCCGTCAAACAGGCGGCTTAGGTTAAATAAATTTGACATACACATTATAGATGTGTATCATAAATTTATGAAAACCGCGTTTAAAAACTTTGAAAGGATAAACATTACCCTGCCCAACCAGACTATAAAAACCATTGACCGTTTGGCCCCGAAAGGCAGACGCAGCTCTCTTATTAACGAAGCTGTGAATTTTTATGTCAAAAAAATTGGTCAAACCGCTCTGCGGAAAAAATTGCAGGAAGGCGCGATGAAAAGATCCCGCAGGGACTTAGATCTGGCCAAAGACTGGTTTGCCTTAGAAAACGAAGTATGGCAAAAAAGCGAATAACGCCAAAACGGGGAGAAATATACTTGGTAAATTTTGAACCGGCTCTCGGTTCGGAAATAAAAAAGACCAGGCCAGCCGTGATCTTGCAAAACAACGTGGCAAACGAATACAGCCCGGTGACTATAGTCACGGCGGTTACCTCTTTAAACAAAGACGACAAAATTTACCCGACTGAAGTCTTGATTAAAAAATCTTCAAGTATTGGTTTAAAAAATGATTCGCTTGTTCTGTTAAACCAAATCAGAACTATTGACAAGCAACGTTTAGTATTAAAAATAGGCAGACTGAACGAAGCTGCAATTAAACATATCAACGAGGCGCTTAAAATAAGTCTAGGTTTAGTAGAAATTTGATTTATGCCGGAAGAAATAACAATAAATCCTCAAATGGAAGAAAGCTGGAAGAAAGCTCTGGCCAATGAATTCGGCGCGGAGTATATGAAGGAGCTGAAGAAAAAATTGATGGAGGAGATGAAACAAGGAATAGTTTTGTATCCGCCGGCCAAACAGATTTTTGACGCTTTTAACCTTACGCCGTTTGATAAAGTCAAAGTGGTGATTTTAGGCCAGGACCCATACCACGGCCGCGGGCAAGCGCACGGACTTTCTTTTTCCGTGCCCAATGGAATCAAACCGCCGCCGTCGCTGATAAATATTTTCAAAGAAATAGAATCCGACCTGGGCGTAAAAATGCCCAAAACCGGCAATCTGGAAGGCTGGTCCAGGCAGGGAGTGCTACTGCTTAACGCTATTCTGACCGTGCGAGCCAATACTCCCGCCTCGCACCGAAATATCGGCTGGGAAAAACTGACCGACGCCGCCATCAAAGCCTTGTCGGACAAAAGAGAGCACATCGTATTTCTGCTCTGGGGCAAATTCGCCCAGGAAAAAGAAAATCTGATAAACGCGAAAAAACATCTGATTTTAAAAGCCGCCCACCCTTCCCCCTACTCCGCCGACGGCGGCTTCTTCAACTGCAAACATTTCTCCAAAACCAACGAGTATTTAATTAAGGCCGGCCAAATTCCGATTGATTGGACAAAAATTTCTTAAGGACATAAAAAATAAATAATAATAAATGGTACACGTTTTTATGCTCCAGCAGTTTTTTGTTTACCATTTTTTAAGTTAAATTTTTCTCAGTTTCTTGGCCAGCTTTTGGGTTTCTTTGAGCAGACTTTCCACTTGCGCCAGGCCGTCTTCCCAGAATTTTTTGTCGCTGATATTTATGCCCATATTTTTAAACAAATTTTTGGGCGAATCGGAACAGCCGGCGGAAAGAAAATCTTTGACCTTGCCGATAAAACTACTGTCTTTTTTGTAGTAATTTTGCATGGCCTTGGAGATAAGCAACCCGCTGGCGTAAGAGTAGTTGTAGAAAAAGCTTCTGATGTGGCTCCAGTAAATCCACCAATTTTCGGTCCCGGGCGATTGCGTCACGAACGGACCCATATAGGCCTTCATGTGCTTTTGGAATAACTGGCCGATATCTTCTTTAGACAAATAACCTTTCCGTCGGAATTCGTTGTGCAGTTCTTTCTCAAACGAATAGCAAGCTACCTGTCTGAAAATCGTACT is a genomic window containing:
- a CDS encoding sigma-70 region 4 domain-containing protein — protein: MERKLDRKGLVAKVLVKLPRHLGGVLKKFYLEDKSQARIAEEEGVSITAVKMRLFRAKKEFKRIAFTEESFSAAMI
- the ung gene encoding uracil-DNA glycosylase → MEESWKKALANEFGAEYMKELKKKLMEEMKQGIVLYPPAKQIFDAFNLTPFDKVKVVILGQDPYHGRGQAHGLSFSVPNGIKPPPSLINIFKEIESDLGVKMPKTGNLEGWSRQGVLLLNAILTVRANTPASHRNIGWEKLTDAAIKALSDKREHIVFLLWGKFAQEKENLINAKKHLILKAAHPSPYSADGGFFNCKHFSKTNEYLIKAGQIPIDWTKIS
- a CDS encoding sigma-70 family RNA polymerase sigma factor, which translates into the protein MLQKNKENERELLESRRLDKETSSDEEVLAASVSNPSAFAILVDRHQSSFIRAAMKVVRQNENAQDVVQETFIKIYRNAGKFRKMEGAEFKSWAYKILLNTAFNHYKKMKKEYARNEQLNPVYHE
- a CDS encoding type II toxin-antitoxin system PemK/MazF family toxin codes for the protein MAKKRITPKRGEIYLVNFEPALGSEIKKTRPAVILQNNVANEYSPVTIVTAVTSLNKDDKIYPTEVLIKKSSSIGLKNDSLVLLNQIRTIDKQRLVLKIGRLNEAAIKHINEALKISLGLVEI
- a CDS encoding elongation factor P encodes the protein MLNYNELKPGKIIVFEEQPYVVVEFNFLRMQQRKPVTQVKMKNIISGKVLEKTFQPSDKFEEAEIETKQIKYLYSHRGEHWFCETDNPSARFKLEPALVEHYVDLMKANTVVSAKIFNEKTIAIELPIKVELKVVEAPPSTKGNTAQGGSKQVKVETGAAINTPLFINEGDVIVVNTQSREYVERANK